Proteins from a genomic interval of bacterium BMS3Abin14:
- the ftsY gene encoding signal recognition particle receptor FtsY has protein sequence MTTEAEKIRFEKGMQKTRGSLTGRIRAIFGGKASVGEEDLEHIEEVLIQADVGVAYTTKMIEEMREALVSRKSWGERDFRSFLFNWVVRAVGDQGEKNGCGFFEPRDPDVRPEVILFVGVNGTGKTTTIGKLSRLFIAKGRGVMLVAGDTYRAAAPEQLEVWAKRSGSMYHRGAEKGDAASVVHDALTMACSASLDTVLVDTAGRLHTKEPLMRELEKIMKVASRVVEGAPHQVVLVLDATTGQNALVQARSFMDVVGVTGIIITKMDGSAKGGILIPISCELGLPIHFVGMGEGIDDLVPFDPEAYAEALI, from the coding sequence ATGACGACAGAAGCCGAAAAAATAAGGTTTGAAAAGGGCATGCAGAAGACCCGTGGATCACTCACGGGGCGTATACGGGCCATATTCGGGGGGAAGGCGTCCGTCGGAGAGGAGGATCTGGAACATATCGAGGAGGTCCTTATCCAGGCGGATGTGGGTGTGGCCTATACGACGAAAATGATCGAGGAGATGAGGGAGGCTCTGGTCAGTCGAAAGAGCTGGGGTGAAAGGGACTTCCGGTCGTTTCTTTTTAATTGGGTAGTGCGGGCGGTTGGCGATCAAGGTGAAAAAAATGGCTGCGGATTCTTCGAGCCCCGTGATCCCGATGTACGCCCGGAAGTGATCCTTTTTGTGGGCGTCAACGGGACGGGGAAGACCACAACCATCGGAAAACTGTCGCGTCTTTTCATCGCGAAAGGACGGGGAGTCATGCTTGTGGCTGGAGACACCTACAGGGCAGCAGCGCCGGAACAGCTGGAGGTCTGGGCGAAGAGGTCCGGTTCCATGTACCATAGGGGGGCCGAAAAAGGGGATGCGGCATCTGTGGTACATGATGCCCTGACCATGGCGTGTTCCGCCTCCCTGGACACTGTTCTGGTTGATACGGCAGGTCGTCTCCATACCAAAGAGCCGCTGATGAGGGAACTTGAAAAAATAATGAAGGTTGCCTCCAGGGTGGTGGAGGGGGCGCCGCATCAGGTTGTCCTCGTCCTGGATGCGACAACGGGACAGAATGCCCTCGTTCAGGCCCGATCTTTTATGGATGTCGTGGGTGTGACCGGGATAATCATCACCAAAATGGACGGCTCGGCCAAAGGTGGAATTCTCATCCCCATTTCCTGTGAACTGGGGCTTCCCATCCATTTTGTCGGGATGGGGGAGGGTATCGATGATCTGGTGCCCTTCGATCCGGAAGCATATGCCGAGGCACTGATTTAG
- the acnB gene encoding aconitate hydratase 2, whose product MSDLNPVFDNYLKAVHEREARGIPPLPLSDEETQAVCEALQSDSLDSRAMVKPGLEDTAQTLLYMLRERVSPGVTDSSYVKAEFLGGILNGEKISRYISPLDAVEMLGQMGGGANIPFMVEALDAGKDLAAAAAKALSLTILISPLMITKIAELASDGNPFAQNILRSWAEARWFENMPPVPQKVDCVIIRTSGEINTDFLSPAQEAITRDDIPFHALSMLSTSPDDTDFLQRLEGIRKENPGVPILFAGDVVGTGSSRKSASNSLVWWIGNDIPHTPNKRRGGIVMASKIAPIFFNTLRGCGAIPVRCQSGNLLEGKIVEVDFSRGTVTEKASNEVLARFSVDPPSIMEESRSGGRNLLIIGRKLTVRARELCAKQGMEVKEPTVTLPGKPELPENQPFSLAQKLVGRAAGLPGILPGQYVEPQAHIVFSQDTTGKMTRQELEELACTHFATVYIQSFCHTAAGPRSKDATMQTNLTRFTNRLGGIALRPGDGIIHVNGNRLLLPYFVGTGGDSHTRYPIGISFPAGSDLVAFAGSQGYLPLDMPESVLVRFKGEVQPGITARDLVNAIPYAALRQGKLNLKKGDDKVNVFADRILEIQGLDHISVMDSYKFTDTSAERSAAACTFAHNPDRIIEYVQNNLTFLKETFKKRNPSKQIQVIINLMEKWLATPEVMEADEGAPYADIIEVDLDTITEPLLAAPNDPDKIVTLSEAAGTAIDEVFVGSCMTDITDFRAVAKILGGKLLPPSMRFWTVPPDRESNTKLADEGVHHTLLSAGANVHVPGCSLCMGNQAQVATGATVVSTSTRNFDNRMGTGAQVFLGSSIVAALSALDGKIPTLEEYRAVYREKVGPFEKEISTPMAF is encoded by the coding sequence ATGAGCGATCTAAATCCTGTTTTCGACAACTACCTGAAGGCTGTCCACGAGCGGGAAGCCAGAGGCATACCTCCCCTTCCCCTGAGCGATGAGGAGACACAAGCTGTCTGTGAGGCATTGCAATCAGACAGCCTTGATTCCAGGGCCATGGTCAAACCGGGCCTCGAAGACACAGCGCAGACCCTTTTGTATATGTTGCGGGAGAGGGTCTCCCCCGGAGTTACCGATTCATCCTACGTCAAGGCTGAGTTTCTCGGCGGGATTCTTAACGGCGAAAAAATATCCAGATACATCTCCCCTCTCGATGCGGTGGAAATGCTCGGGCAGATGGGAGGCGGCGCAAATATCCCCTTCATGGTGGAAGCCCTCGACGCCGGCAAGGACCTTGCGGCCGCCGCCGCGAAAGCCCTGTCACTGACCATTCTCATCTCCCCCCTGATGATTACCAAAATCGCAGAACTTGCATCGGACGGCAACCCCTTTGCACAGAATATTCTACGCAGCTGGGCCGAAGCCAGGTGGTTCGAGAACATGCCGCCGGTGCCCCAAAAGGTCGATTGCGTTATCATCAGGACAAGTGGAGAGATCAACACCGATTTTCTGTCCCCCGCCCAGGAGGCCATCACCCGGGACGACATTCCGTTTCATGCCTTGTCCATGCTGTCCACCAGTCCGGACGACACCGACTTTCTCCAGCGCCTGGAAGGGATAAGAAAGGAAAATCCCGGCGTGCCGATACTTTTTGCCGGCGATGTGGTAGGAACGGGAAGCAGCCGCAAATCCGCCTCCAACTCGCTGGTCTGGTGGATCGGAAACGATATTCCCCACACTCCGAACAAACGCCGCGGCGGGATCGTAATGGCCTCGAAGATCGCTCCCATCTTTTTCAACACCCTCCGTGGATGCGGGGCCATTCCTGTCCGCTGCCAGTCCGGGAACCTCCTCGAGGGGAAAATTGTGGAGGTTGATTTTTCCAGGGGAACGGTCACCGAAAAAGCTTCCAACGAGGTCCTCGCCCGATTTTCCGTTGACCCTCCCTCCATCATGGAGGAATCCCGATCCGGGGGAAGAAACCTCCTGATTATCGGGAGGAAGCTGACTGTTCGCGCCAGGGAGCTGTGCGCAAAACAGGGCATGGAGGTTAAAGAGCCTACCGTCACGTTGCCGGGCAAGCCCGAGCTGCCCGAAAATCAGCCATTTTCCCTGGCCCAGAAGCTGGTGGGAAGGGCGGCAGGACTTCCCGGGATCCTGCCCGGACAGTACGTTGAGCCCCAGGCGCACATTGTGTTCAGCCAGGATACCACCGGAAAGATGACCCGGCAGGAGCTGGAAGAGCTGGCGTGTACCCATTTCGCCACAGTGTATATTCAGTCCTTCTGTCACACTGCCGCCGGCCCCCGAAGCAAGGACGCCACCATGCAGACCAACCTTACACGCTTTACCAACCGTCTGGGTGGGATTGCGCTCCGGCCCGGCGACGGAATCATCCACGTTAACGGCAACCGGCTGTTACTCCCCTACTTCGTCGGCACCGGGGGCGACAGCCACACACGGTACCCCATCGGAATCAGTTTTCCGGCCGGTTCGGACCTGGTGGCTTTTGCCGGGAGTCAGGGCTATCTGCCCCTCGACATGCCCGAATCAGTACTCGTCCGCTTCAAGGGGGAGGTGCAGCCCGGGATCACCGCCCGGGACCTGGTCAACGCAATCCCTTACGCCGCACTCCGGCAGGGGAAGCTGAACCTGAAGAAGGGCGACGACAAGGTCAACGTATTTGCGGACCGGATACTTGAGATCCAGGGGCTTGACCACATTTCCGTGATGGATTCCTATAAATTCACCGACACCTCCGCCGAACGCTCCGCCGCCGCATGCACTTTTGCGCATAACCCCGACAGGATAATCGAGTATGTTCAGAACAACCTTACGTTCCTGAAAGAAACATTCAAGAAAAGGAACCCCTCCAAACAGATTCAGGTAATAATCAACCTTATGGAGAAGTGGCTTGCGACGCCGGAGGTTATGGAGGCCGACGAAGGAGCGCCATACGCCGACATCATCGAGGTGGATCTTGACACTATCACAGAGCCTCTCCTCGCCGCTCCCAATGATCCCGACAAGATCGTCACCCTTTCGGAGGCGGCCGGGACAGCCATCGACGAGGTCTTTGTCGGGTCCTGCATGACGGATATCACCGATTTCAGGGCCGTGGCAAAGATCCTGGGAGGGAAACTTCTGCCACCGTCCATGCGGTTCTGGACCGTTCCACCCGACAGGGAGAGCAATACGAAGCTCGCCGACGAGGGGGTGCACCATACCCTCCTGTCGGCAGGAGCCAACGTCCATGTCCCAGGATGCTCCCTGTGCATGGGAAACCAGGCCCAGGTCGCCACCGGAGCCACTGTGGTATCAACAAGCACCAGGAACTTTGACAACAGAATGGGAACCGGAGCGCAGGTCTTTCTGGGCTCATCCATCGTGGCCGCCCTGTCTGCACTGGATGGAAAAATCCCGACTCTCGAGGAATACAGGGCTGTCTACAGGGAAAAGGTCGGGCCGTTCGAGAAGGAGATCTCAACGCCGATGGCGTTCTAG
- the surA_1 gene encoding chaperone SurA precursor — MLSGSQKPNIHQFHIGLSTGSIFSLVFLFFLLVPPAYSQPSSQAVAKVNGMPIYRSDISCAVEASLVRMGPERRASLQGGKIPVPDNDRMLRRLIDIELLYQEGLKQSSPGLDEEVERRFRKELARIGGKERLADALSCIDMNIQDLKKSIFRDLVINRYLNKVIYSKIHVSSEEIKSYYNANLKMYPLSRAAHVNQIFIRVKAWKNKSEVRSALAKARVIQNEASKGTDFSSLARKYSQDPAAGSTAGDMGLVQERNLHTPIARVIFSLPEGGVSPPIETRGGFRIFKVVSYRPSSFRSLNDVRDDIVAKLRREKAGEMISKLVNVLRSKARIEILKK, encoded by the coding sequence ATGCTATCCGGATCACAAAAACCGAACATCCACCAATTCCACATCGGCCTGTCGACAGGTTCCATCTTTTCTCTTGTATTTTTGTTTTTCCTGCTTGTCCCCCCGGCCTATTCCCAGCCATCATCCCAGGCGGTTGCCAAGGTAAACGGGATGCCCATCTACCGCTCTGATATCAGCTGCGCAGTGGAAGCGTCTCTTGTACGGATGGGACCAGAGCGAAGAGCGTCGTTGCAAGGTGGAAAAATCCCAGTGCCTGACAATGACAGGATGCTGAGGCGTCTTATTGACATAGAGCTTCTCTATCAGGAGGGACTCAAACAGAGTTCGCCCGGACTGGATGAAGAAGTCGAACGCCGCTTTCGCAAGGAGCTCGCCAGGATCGGTGGAAAAGAGCGTCTCGCTGATGCCCTCAGCTGCATAGATATGAACATTCAGGATCTCAAGAAGAGCATCTTCAGAGATCTGGTTATAAACCGTTATCTGAATAAAGTTATCTATTCCAAAATCCACGTGTCGTCCGAGGAGATCAAATCTTATTACAATGCGAACCTGAAGATGTACCCCCTTTCCAGAGCTGCCCATGTGAACCAGATCTTCATACGGGTCAAGGCATGGAAAAATAAATCCGAGGTTCGTTCCGCCCTTGCCAAGGCCAGGGTAATCCAGAACGAAGCTTCAAAAGGGACCGATTTCTCATCTCTCGCACGTAAATATTCACAGGATCCCGCCGCCGGGTCCACCGCCGGTGACATGGGGCTCGTTCAGGAGAGGAATCTTCACACTCCCATCGCAAGAGTCATCTTCTCCCTCCCCGAAGGGGGTGTCAGCCCACCTATTGAAACGCGAGGCGGCTTTCGCATCTTCAAGGTTGTATCCTACCGACCTTCATCCTTCCGGAGCCTTAATGATGTCCGAGACGATATTGTCGCAAAATTGCGGCGTGAAAAGGCCGGGGAAATGATTTCAAAGCTCGTGAACGTTCTGCGCTCAAAGGCCAGGATTGAGATCTTGAAGAAGTAA
- the prsA1_1 gene encoding foldase protein PrsA 1 precursor: MKLFRCLFAFAMAILITLPVVSCAKDGGKTSDVNKTSAEATSQNAPSEAVSAKMTAAVTDSGVAALVNGKPILMSAVETAVKNTALRMGGSKISTETLMGQIGPRILDQLVSGELLYQEATKEGFKASKEKVSTSFDKLAGQYPARDAFDAEMVKRGFTEESLRGNIARQITIQDFIDKTIVAGISVSEDEAKKNYNDHPDSFKKKEQVRASHILINVAKDASREEKGKALARANEIAKKAREKGADFAALAKEKSEGPSGPSGGDLGFFGRGKMVKPFEDAAFGMKVGEISDPVLTQFGYHVIKVTDRKKARVVPFGEVKDKIISNLKNSKINTAISNEIKKLTGQADIKILFKPTPQPGLSPHSGGLPGLPPGHPSSKK; this comes from the coding sequence ATGAAATTGTTCCGTTGTCTTTTCGCCTTTGCCATGGCGATTCTAATTACCCTGCCGGTAGTCTCCTGCGCCAAGGATGGAGGCAAAACATCCGATGTAAACAAAACGTCCGCTGAGGCCACATCACAGAACGCTCCATCGGAGGCGGTATCGGCAAAAATGACCGCTGCTGTCACCGACAGTGGGGTTGCCGCCCTCGTCAATGGAAAACCAATACTTATGAGCGCAGTTGAAACGGCCGTGAAAAACACAGCTCTCAGGATGGGTGGTTCCAAAATTTCCACAGAGACATTGATGGGTCAGATTGGCCCCAGGATTCTGGATCAACTCGTCTCCGGAGAACTGCTTTATCAGGAAGCCACAAAGGAGGGCTTCAAGGCATCCAAGGAAAAAGTGAGTACATCCTTCGACAAGCTCGCCGGTCAATACCCCGCCAGGGATGCTTTCGATGCCGAGATGGTGAAACGGGGATTCACCGAGGAGTCCCTCCGGGGAAATATAGCGCGGCAGATAACCATACAGGATTTTATCGACAAAACTATTGTCGCCGGCATTTCGGTCTCTGAGGATGAGGCAAAGAAAAACTACAACGACCATCCTGACTCCTTCAAGAAAAAGGAGCAGGTTAGAGCCAGTCATATCCTCATCAATGTTGCCAAAGACGCGTCCAGGGAAGAAAAAGGCAAGGCACTCGCACGCGCAAACGAGATTGCGAAAAAGGCCAGGGAAAAGGGCGCTGATTTTGCTGCCTTGGCAAAAGAAAAATCGGAAGGGCCCAGCGGCCCCTCCGGTGGAGACCTTGGATTTTTTGGACGCGGCAAGATGGTTAAACCTTTCGAGGATGCTGCCTTCGGGATGAAGGTGGGAGAGATAAGCGACCCGGTTCTTACCCAATTCGGGTATCACGTCATCAAGGTTACGGATCGCAAGAAAGCTCGGGTCGTACCTTTTGGAGAGGTTAAGGACAAGATCATCTCAAACCTCAAGAACTCCAAGATTAACACTGCGATCAGCAACGAGATTAAGAAGCTTACCGGCCAGGCCGATATTAAGATTCTGTTCAAACCAACCCCCCAGCCCGGGCTCTCACCACACAGCGGCGGCCTGCCGGGACTGCCGCCGGGTCACCCATCGTCAAAGAAATAG
- the nadE_2 gene encoding glutamine-dependent NAD(+) synthetase, with protein sequence MLLTPGVRDRRGLLVSGHGAVDRKELIYDYIPRMQISLHQINTTVADFSGNVGKIVSLAGKARESGSSLAIFPELSLTGYPPLDLLTNPNFTRRSADALQSLIAQTAGLGLSLLVGTILPSNTPGEGKPLHNSAVLIKGGRVLGIHRKVLLPTYDVFDESRYFEPGRELSLFELEGWKAGVSICEDAWNDKTFWLTRQYHLDPVEEFLSSNPAPLINIAASPFSRGKGHLRMEMLANIARRFKTPVIYVNQVGGNDSLVFDGRSLVMDESGRVVALGKGFEEDMLLIDLLNLPSPVTSIPDMDGTEAVYKALVSGLGDYAAKCGFPSAVLGLSGGIDSSLTAAVAADAMGPENVLGILMSSPFTSPESVTDAETLAYNLKIKTKTIDISNIYTSYLNELSDGLEGLPGNATEENIQARIRGNILMALSNRFGHLVLSTGNKSELATGYCTLYGDMSGGLAVISDLYKGEVYEICDYLNREQDVIPRRIITKEPSAELRPNQRDEDSLPPYALLDPILKAYIEDHKTLSEIVSLGYKEDFVCSILNMVEGNEYKRQQAAPGIKVSWNAFGLGRRYPIAKSRLY encoded by the coding sequence TTGCTTCTTACCCCCGGTGTCAGAGACAGGAGGGGCCTGCTGGTCTCTGGACACGGGGCGGTTGACAGAAAGGAGCTTATTTATGATTATATCCCTCGCATGCAGATCTCTCTTCACCAGATCAATACGACCGTGGCGGATTTTTCCGGGAATGTCGGGAAAATCGTCTCCCTTGCCGGGAAAGCCCGTGAATCCGGGTCATCGCTGGCCATATTCCCGGAGCTGTCACTTACCGGCTATCCCCCACTTGACCTGCTGACCAACCCGAACTTTACCCGCCGATCCGCCGATGCCCTCCAGTCCCTTATTGCACAGACCGCGGGCCTGGGGTTGTCTCTGCTTGTTGGTACCATCCTTCCTAGCAATACGCCGGGGGAAGGGAAACCCCTCCACAATTCGGCAGTTCTGATAAAGGGAGGCCGGGTGCTTGGTATTCACCGGAAGGTCCTGCTTCCCACCTATGATGTCTTCGACGAAAGCCGTTACTTTGAGCCTGGACGAGAACTTTCCCTCTTTGAACTGGAAGGTTGGAAAGCCGGGGTATCCATTTGCGAAGATGCCTGGAATGACAAAACATTCTGGCTCACCAGACAATATCACCTCGACCCGGTGGAGGAATTCCTGTCTTCCAACCCTGCGCCGCTTATCAACATCGCAGCTTCGCCTTTCAGCCGGGGCAAAGGACACCTGAGAATGGAGATGCTGGCCAATATCGCCAGACGTTTCAAAACCCCGGTGATCTATGTCAACCAGGTAGGAGGAAACGATTCCCTTGTTTTCGACGGAAGAAGCCTGGTAATGGATGAAAGCGGCCGGGTTGTGGCACTTGGTAAGGGTTTCGAGGAGGATATGCTCCTGATCGATCTGTTGAACCTCCCCTCACCTGTCACCAGCATCCCTGACATGGACGGCACCGAGGCCGTCTACAAGGCATTGGTGAGTGGCCTTGGGGATTATGCGGCAAAGTGTGGTTTCCCTTCGGCAGTCCTCGGACTTTCGGGCGGCATCGATTCTTCCCTGACTGCCGCTGTGGCCGCCGATGCCATGGGCCCCGAAAACGTCCTCGGCATCCTCATGTCTTCCCCCTTCACTTCCCCGGAGAGTGTTACAGATGCTGAAACCCTGGCGTACAATCTGAAAATCAAAACAAAAACAATAGATATATCAAATATTTATACCTCATATCTTAATGAATTATCTGATGGTCTTGAGGGCCTGCCGGGTAACGCAACGGAGGAGAATATTCAGGCAAGAATCAGGGGGAATATCCTCATGGCCCTGTCCAACCGTTTTGGCCATCTCGTACTGTCCACCGGGAATAAATCCGAGCTGGCCACTGGATACTGTACCCTTTATGGAGACATGTCCGGCGGTCTCGCGGTCATCAGCGACCTTTACAAGGGAGAGGTCTACGAAATCTGTGACTACCTTAACCGGGAGCAGGATGTGATACCACGCAGAATTATTACCAAGGAACCATCCGCCGAACTACGTCCCAACCAGCGAGACGAGGATTCACTCCCGCCCTATGCCCTCCTGGACCCCATATTAAAAGCGTATATTGAGGACCACAAAACCCTGTCCGAAATCGTCAGTTTGGGGTATAAGGAGGACTTTGTATGTTCGATTTTGAACATGGTGGAGGGCAACGAGTACAAGAGGCAGCAGGCAGCCCCCGGAATTAAAGTAAGCTGGAATGCATTCGGGCTCGGGAGGCGGTATCCAATCGCCAAATCCAGGCTTTATTGA
- a CDS encoding helix-hairpin-helix motif protein, protein MDLNAVGPVELALIAGVGPVLAGKISVFLSRNVRTGTVDSLGHVRGVGPKKLRLLKKYLEAD, encoded by the coding sequence ATGGACCTGAACGCGGTTGGGCCAGTGGAGCTGGCACTCATAGCCGGTGTGGGCCCGGTTCTTGCGGGCAAGATATCTGTTTTCCTTTCCCGAAACGTTCGAACCGGGACTGTTGATTCGCTTGGTCATGTACGCGGGGTTGGGCCTAAAAAGCTTCGACTGCTGAAAAAGTACCTCGAAGCGGACTGA
- the cysE gene encoding serine acetyltransferase, producing the protein MFETVKADIRAAKERDPACRGALDVVFSYPGFHAVFLHRISHRLWGWRMFFLARLLSHVGRFFTGIEIHPAVRAGKGLFIDHGMGVVIGETAEIGENVTLYQGVTLGGVSLKREKRHPTLRDNVVVGAGAKVLGPFEVGENSRIGSNSVVVKEVPPNSTVVGIPGRIVVKEGRNVGEVDLDHQVMPDPVAQAFTCLMEHVNILHKRLNALSEKEGQEQDRFDELSCRLDDIVKKSIKKASKPAHSKKAGAK; encoded by the coding sequence ATGTTTGAGACTGTCAAGGCCGACATCAGGGCCGCCAAAGAGAGGGATCCTGCATGCCGGGGCGCATTGGACGTGGTCTTCAGCTATCCTGGATTTCATGCCGTGTTCCTTCACCGAATTTCCCACCGTCTCTGGGGATGGAGGATGTTCTTTCTTGCCAGGCTTCTTTCCCATGTGGGACGGTTTTTCACCGGTATCGAGATCCACCCCGCCGTCAGGGCCGGGAAGGGGCTTTTTATCGATCACGGCATGGGCGTCGTTATCGGTGAAACCGCTGAAATAGGTGAAAACGTTACACTTTACCAGGGAGTGACCTTGGGTGGAGTGAGCCTGAAGAGGGAAAAACGCCACCCGACTCTCAGGGACAACGTGGTGGTCGGCGCCGGCGCCAAGGTCCTCGGGCCCTTCGAGGTTGGTGAAAACAGCCGTATCGGTTCCAACTCGGTGGTGGTCAAGGAGGTGCCGCCTAACTCCACAGTGGTGGGGATTCCCGGCAGGATCGTGGTGAAGGAGGGTAGGAACGTTGGGGAGGTTGACCTTGATCACCAGGTGATGCCGGACCCTGTCGCCCAGGCTTTTACCTGCCTTATGGAACATGTGAACATTCTCCATAAGCGCCTGAATGCCCTCAGCGAGAAGGAGGGCCAGGAGCAGGACAGGTTCGATGAACTCAGTTGCCGGCTTGACGATATTGTGAAGAAGTCCATCAAAAAGGCCTCAAAACCGGCCCATTCCAAAAAGGCCGGCGCCAAATGA
- the iscR_2 gene encoding HTH-type transcriptional regulator IscR, producing the protein MKITTRASYTVRALLDLAQNSENGRPVRLSDISLREGISHAYLEQLFNQLKRVGVVKGKKGPGGGYVLSLPLGEILMGNVIRAVEGDEKLFLCTEETVGEDSCRRYSYCTTHHLWERLSSRVHEFLNSITLADLLRDAGYPGKGEERRNAENLS; encoded by the coding sequence ATGAAGATTACCACCCGGGCCAGTTATACCGTTCGGGCCCTTCTTGACCTGGCCCAGAATTCGGAGAATGGGAGACCGGTCAGGCTGTCGGACATTTCCTTGAGGGAAGGGATCTCCCACGCTTATCTCGAGCAGCTGTTCAACCAGTTAAAGAGGGTAGGGGTTGTCAAGGGGAAGAAGGGTCCCGGCGGCGGTTACGTTCTATCCCTCCCCCTCGGGGAGATCCTTATGGGCAACGTGATCCGTGCTGTGGAGGGAGATGAGAAGCTTTTCCTGTGCACAGAGGAAACAGTTGGGGAAGACTCGTGCCGCCGGTATTCCTACTGCACTACACATCATCTGTGGGAGAGGCTTTCTTCCAGGGTGCATGAATTTTTAAACTCCATTACGCTGGCGGATCTCCTTCGGGACGCCGGATATCCTGGAAAAGGCGAGGAGAGAAGGAATGCAGAGAACCTATCTTGA
- the iscS_3 gene encoding cysteine desulfurase — MQRTYLDHNATTPLRTDVRERMLPFFGELFGNPSSAHSFGQEVKVHLDEARNRIADQLGASPNEIVFTSGGTESDNAALKGVAFAAQKGHIVTTVIEHPAVIQSASYLAKKGFDVTYVPVASNGVIDPVEIKKALRSDTILVSVMHVNNEVGTIQPVREISAITRDAGVFFHTDAVQSFGKLPTNVDDLGVDLLSLAAHKIYGPKGVGALYIRKGTRIDPLIIGGAQEKRRRSGTENVAGVVGLGEAIFLAETEREDVFRRLTTFRKRLVDALPEMMDDVVINGSPDNTFPSTISLSVARVEGESMLLSLDMEGVAVSTGSACSSGSLEPSHVLMAMGIDTVLAQGTLRISMGRGTTRDEIELFLDVFPPIVARLRAMSPLGAKWGEQYSQAK, encoded by the coding sequence ATGCAGAGAACCTATCTTGACCACAACGCAACAACGCCTCTGCGCACGGATGTCAGGGAGAGGATGCTCCCTTTTTTCGGAGAGCTTTTCGGAAATCCTTCCAGCGCACATTCCTTCGGCCAGGAGGTCAAGGTACATCTGGATGAGGCGCGAAACAGAATTGCCGATCAGCTTGGGGCCTCCCCCAACGAGATCGTTTTCACCAGCGGGGGGACAGAGAGCGACAATGCGGCCCTCAAAGGGGTAGCCTTTGCGGCCCAAAAGGGACACATAGTCACGACGGTGATCGAGCACCCCGCGGTCATACAGTCGGCCTCATACCTGGCAAAAAAAGGGTTCGATGTCACGTATGTGCCGGTTGCCTCCAACGGTGTGATAGACCCTGTGGAGATAAAAAAAGCCCTTCGGTCCGACACCATCCTCGTCTCCGTAATGCACGTCAACAATGAGGTGGGAACGATCCAACCGGTCCGGGAAATATCCGCCATTACCCGGGATGCCGGGGTGTTTTTTCATACCGACGCGGTGCAGAGCTTCGGCAAGCTTCCCACGAATGTGGACGATCTTGGTGTGGACCTGTTGTCCCTGGCGGCGCACAAGATCTACGGTCCCAAGGGCGTCGGGGCGCTGTATATCCGCAAGGGAACGAGGATCGACCCCCTGATTATCGGCGGCGCGCAGGAGAAGCGGAGGCGAAGCGGGACCGAAAACGTCGCCGGGGTGGTGGGGCTGGGCGAGGCCATATTCCTCGCCGAGACGGAGAGAGAGGATGTATTCCGCCGGCTGACAACCTTCAGGAAGAGGCTTGTTGATGCCCTTCCCGAAATGATGGATGACGTTGTGATTAACGGTAGTCCCGACAATACTTTTCCCTCCACCATCAGCCTCAGTGTCGCCAGGGTGGAAGGGGAGTCCATGCTCCTTTCCCTGGATATGGAGGGAGTGGCGGTTTCTACCGGTTCGGCATGTTCCTCGGGATCACTTGAACCCTCCCACGTCCTGATGGCGATGGGGATCGACACCGTGCTTGCTCAGGGGACGCTTCGCATCAGCATGGGCCGCGGGACCACCAGGGATGAAATCGAGCTTTTCCTGGATGTGTTCCCCCCCATCG